The genomic window GGGGCACGGGCCGGGAGGGGGCGTTGCGGTCGGTCGACCTCGGCGGGACCTTCGTCCACGGGCAGGGCCTGCGCCATCTGGAGGGTCATCCGCACCTGCGGGGCCTCTTCCTCGCCCAGAGCCGGGTGGACGACTCGGGGCTCGTGGGGCTGGATCGGCTCTCCAGCCTCCAGGTCCTCGACCTCCACGGGACGGCGGTCGGCGACGAGGGCCTGGGCCACCTGCGCGGCCTGACGGGCCTGCGGTCGCTGAACCTGGGCTACACGGCGGTCGGCGATGGCCTCCCCGCGCTGGAGGCCCTCAAGGACCTCGAGAGCCTCAACCTGGAGAGCTGCAAGCTCGGGGACCGATCGTTCCTCGCCCTCGGCCGCCTTCCCAGGCTGCACAGCCTGAACCTGAGCCGCTGCGGGCTCTCGGACGGGGCGATGGAGCGGATCTCGGAGCTGAAGGGCCTGGACGAGCTCTCCCTGAGCTCCAACGCCATCACGGACGCGGGCCTGGAGGCCCTCGGCCGCATGCCGAACCTGAAGGCCGTCGCGCTCGGCCACAACCGTTGCACGCCCCGGGGCCTGAAGCACCTCCGCGAGTCGTCCCCCCGGCTTCGCATCCTCCTCTGAGCCAGCAGGGCCGGGCCGGCGGTCGGACGTCGCCGCGCCGACCCTGCCCTGCGAATCCGCGCGAAATCGCCGCCGCGATCCTCAGGAATGGGCGCCAGCCGCGTCTAAGGGTTCGGAGGGTGCGGTTTCCCCTCGCCTGTGTCCACCAGAGGGAGGACGTGAGATGCGAGCGCGGCAGGTCCTGCGGCGGAGCGGATGGGGCACGGTCGCCCTGATCGTCGGCCTCTCGTGTGCCCCGGGCGTCCTGGCCCAGGGCTTCATCGTCGATCGGCGGCCCGGCATCCCGATCGCCAGGTCGTACGAGATCCGCGAGGTCGCGATCGACGCGAGGGTCCGCGACCAGGTCGCGGAGGTCCAGGTCTCCCAGACCTTCCACAACCCCGGCTCCGTCCAGATCGAGTCCGAATTCCTCTTCCCGCTCCCCGAGGATGGCGCGGTGCAGAACTTCGTCCTGATGGTGGACGGCAGGGAGCTGCCGGGCCGCCTGATGACGAAGGAGGAGGCGAGGCGGATCTACGAGGAGATCGTCCGGTCCAAGCGCGACCCGGCCCTGCTGGAGTACATGGGGCGGGGGCTCTACCGCACGAGCGTCTTCCCGATCCCGCCGGGCGCCGAGCGCAAGGTCACGATGCGGTACACCCAGCTCTGCAAGCGGGACCGCGACCTCGTGGAGTTCTCCTATCCGCTGAGCACCCAGAAATTCACGACGAAGCCGATCCAGCGCCTGGGCGTCCGGATCGCGATCTCCAGCAAGTCGGCCATCAAGTCGATCTACTCGCCGAGCGACGACGCGCGGATCGACCGTTCGGGG from Aquisphaera giovannonii includes these protein-coding regions:
- a CDS encoding leucine-rich repeat domain-containing protein, with the translated sequence MQRRLVRGMSFAILPIAIAGSSLGYYGRDLRVRLFGTAKERAIAEILAKAGSYRVDEAQAGRPVVKVDLSFTEVDRSGIELVGRLPGVRALNLLNTELDDSDISGLESLTEVRSLNLMATHVRGTSLSRFKGMARLQTLNLQGTDVRDGCLAGLANFPDLRLLNLSYTAITDDGLTPLDARAAGDGAGGTGREGALRSVDLGGTFVHGQGLRHLEGHPHLRGLFLAQSRVDDSGLVGLDRLSSLQVLDLHGTAVGDEGLGHLRGLTGLRSLNLGYTAVGDGLPALEALKDLESLNLESCKLGDRSFLALGRLPRLHSLNLSRCGLSDGAMERISELKGLDELSLSSNAITDAGLEALGRMPNLKAVALGHNRCTPRGLKHLRESSPRLRILL